One Streptomyces sp. ML-6 genomic region harbors:
- the frr gene encoding ribosome recycling factor: MIEETLLEAEEKMEKAVVVAKEDFAAIRTGRAHPAMFNKIVADYYGALTPINQLASFSVPEPRMAVVTPFDKSALRNIEQAIRDSDLGVNPSNDGNIIRVTFPELTEERRRDYIKVAKSKAEDAKISIRAVRRKAKEILDKLVKDKESGEDEVRRAEKELDDTTAKYVAQVDELLKHKEAELLEV; encoded by the coding sequence GTGATCGAAGAAACCCTCCTCGAGGCCGAGGAGAAGATGGAGAAGGCCGTCGTCGTCGCGAAAGAGGACTTCGCCGCGATCCGGACCGGCCGTGCGCACCCGGCGATGTTCAACAAGATCGTCGCCGACTACTACGGCGCGCTGACCCCGATCAACCAGCTCGCCTCGTTCTCGGTGCCCGAGCCCCGCATGGCCGTCGTGACGCCGTTCGACAAGAGCGCGCTGCGCAACATCGAGCAGGCCATCCGCGACTCGGACCTCGGGGTCAACCCGAGCAACGACGGCAACATCATCCGGGTCACCTTCCCGGAGCTGACCGAGGAGCGGCGCCGCGACTACATCAAGGTCGCCAAGTCGAAGGCCGAGGACGCCAAGATCTCCATCCGCGCCGTGCGGCGCAAGGCCAAGGAAATCCTCGACAAGCTGGTCAAGGACAAGGAGTCGGGCGAGGACGAGGTGCGCCGCGCCGAGAAGGAGCTCGACGACACCACCGCGAAGTACGTCGCGCAGGTCGACGAGCTGCTCAAGCACAAGGAAGCCGAGCTGCTCGAAGTCTGA
- a CDS encoding thiamine ABC transporter substrate-binding protein produces the protein MSTTHRTGRLAAAAAAAALGVTALAGCGSSDDQASDGSKGSGSKTVTLVSHDSFNASEAVLKEFTKETGYTVKVLKSGDAGVALNQEILTKGSPRGDVFFGVDNTLLSRALDSGLFTPYEAKGLDRVAEATRLDAEHRVTPVDTGDICVNYDKKYFADKKLAPPSTFADLAKPAYKDLLVTENAATSSPGLGFLLGTVAAYGEKGYQDYWKKLEKNGVKVVDGWEEAYNEEFSGSAGGKKAKADRPLVVSYASSPPVEVLYAKQPPAEAPTGVATGTCFRQIEFAGLLDGAKNEAGGKALLDFLISKKFQEDMPLNMFVNPVVEDAELPEVFTKFGATVEKPETVAPDSIAKNREQWVQSWSSLVVK, from the coding sequence ATGAGCACCACCCACAGAACCGGTCGGCTCGCGGCGGCGGCGGCCGCCGCCGCGCTGGGCGTCACCGCGCTCGCCGGATGCGGGAGCTCCGACGACCAGGCGTCCGACGGCTCCAAGGGCTCCGGTTCCAAGACCGTGACCCTCGTCAGCCACGACTCCTTCAACGCCTCCGAGGCGGTGCTGAAGGAGTTCACGAAGGAGACCGGCTACACCGTCAAGGTGCTGAAGAGCGGCGACGCGGGTGTCGCGCTCAACCAGGAGATCCTCACCAAGGGCTCCCCGCGCGGCGACGTGTTCTTCGGCGTCGACAACACGCTGCTCTCCCGCGCCCTCGACAGCGGGCTCTTCACCCCGTACGAGGCCAAGGGCCTGGACCGGGTCGCCGAGGCCACCCGGCTCGACGCCGAGCACCGGGTCACCCCGGTCGACACCGGCGACATCTGCGTCAACTACGACAAGAAGTACTTCGCCGACAAGAAGCTCGCGCCGCCGAGCACCTTCGCCGACCTGGCGAAGCCCGCGTACAAGGACCTCCTCGTCACCGAGAACGCCGCGACCTCCTCGCCCGGCCTCGGCTTCCTCCTCGGCACCGTCGCCGCCTACGGCGAGAAGGGCTACCAGGACTACTGGAAGAAGCTGGAGAAGAACGGCGTCAAGGTCGTCGACGGCTGGGAGGAGGCGTACAACGAGGAGTTCTCCGGCTCGGCGGGCGGCAAGAAGGCCAAGGCCGACCGGCCGCTCGTCGTCTCGTACGCCTCCAGCCCGCCCGTCGAGGTGCTGTACGCGAAGCAGCCGCCGGCCGAGGCCCCGACCGGGGTCGCCACCGGGACCTGCTTCCGCCAGATCGAGTTCGCCGGTCTGCTGGACGGCGCGAAGAACGAGGCGGGCGGCAAGGCCCTGCTGGACTTCCTGATCAGCAAGAAGTTCCAGGAGGACATGCCGCTCAACATGTTCGTGAACCCGGTCGTCGAGGACGCCGAACTGCCGGAGGTCTTCACGAAGTTCGGCGCCACCGTGGAGAAGCCGGAGACCGTCGCCCCGGACAGCATCGCCAAGAACCGTGAGCAGTGGGTCCAGTCGTGGTCCTCGCTCGTAGTGAAGTAA
- the tsf gene encoding translation elongation factor Ts: MANYTAADVKKLRELTGAGMMDCKKALDEADGNVDKAVEALRIKGQKGVAKREGRSAENGAVVSLISEDQTSGVLLELKCETDFVAKGEKFQSVANTLAAHVAATSPADLEALLASEIEAGKTVQAYVDEANANLGEKIVLDRFAQFTGAYVSAYMHRTMPDLPPQIGVLVELDKADAELAKGIAQHIAAFAPKYLSREDVPAEVVEAERRVAEETTRAEGKPEAALPKIVEGRVNGFFKEATLLGQPYALDNKKSVQKVLDEAGVTLKRFTRIKVGI; this comes from the coding sequence ATGGCGAACTACACCGCCGCTGACGTCAAGAAGCTCCGCGAGCTGACCGGCGCCGGCATGATGGACTGCAAGAAGGCGCTCGACGAGGCCGACGGCAACGTCGACAAGGCCGTCGAGGCGCTCCGTATCAAGGGCCAGAAGGGCGTCGCCAAGCGCGAGGGCCGCTCTGCCGAGAACGGCGCCGTCGTCTCCCTCATCTCCGAGGACCAGACGTCCGGCGTTCTGCTGGAGCTGAAGTGCGAGACGGACTTCGTCGCCAAGGGCGAGAAGTTCCAGAGCGTCGCGAACACCCTCGCCGCGCACGTCGCCGCCACCTCCCCGGCCGACCTGGAGGCGCTGCTCGCCTCCGAGATCGAGGCCGGCAAGACCGTCCAGGCGTACGTCGACGAGGCCAACGCCAACCTCGGCGAGAAGATCGTCCTGGACCGCTTCGCGCAGTTCACCGGCGCGTACGTCTCCGCGTACATGCACCGCACCATGCCCGACCTGCCCCCGCAGATCGGTGTCCTGGTCGAGCTGGACAAGGCCGACGCCGAGCTGGCCAAGGGCATCGCGCAGCACATCGCCGCGTTCGCCCCGAAGTACCTGTCCCGCGAGGACGTCCCGGCCGAGGTCGTCGAGGCCGAGCGCCGCGTCGCCGAGGAGACCACCCGCGCCGAGGGCAAGCCCGAGGCCGCCCTCCCGAAGATCGTCGAGGGTCGCGTCAACGGCTTCTTCAAGGAGGCCACCCTCCTCGGCCAGCCGTACGCGCTGGACAACAAGAAGTCCGTTCAGAAGGTCCTGGACGAGGCCGGTGTCACCCTGAAGCGCTTCACGCGCATCAAGGTCGGCATCTGA
- a CDS encoding iron ABC transporter permease, with the protein MAVPVAFFALFFAYPVAAIVGRGLKADGVWQFGRVGEVLARPDIRDVLWFTGWQALASTALTLLIALPGAYVFARLDFPGKQLLRAVVTVPFVLPTVVVGTAFLALLGRGGFLDELWGIRLDTTVWAILLAHVFFNYAVVVRTVGGLWSQLDPRQEEAARVLGAGRFAAWRRVTLPALAPAVAAAALMVFLFTFTSFGVVQILGGPGYSTLEVEIYRQTAQLLALPTAAVLTLVQFAAVGAILAVHAWTVRRRETALKLVDPERTARRPRGAGQWALLAGVLLTVLLLILLPLGVLVERSLDAPGGHGLDFYRALGSADAGGGTFLVAPLEAIWNSVQYALVATAIALVVGGLAAAALTRRAGRLVRGFDALLMLPLGVSAVTVGFGFLITLDEPPLDLRTSWILVPLAQALVGVPFVVRTMLPVLRAVDGRLREAAAVLGASPLRAWREVDLPLVRRALLVAAGFAFAVSLGEFGATVFIARPDRPTLPVAVARMLGRAGELNYGQAMALSTILMVVCALSLLLLERIRTDRSGEF; encoded by the coding sequence ATGGCCGTGCCCGTGGCGTTCTTCGCGCTGTTCTTCGCCTACCCGGTCGCCGCGATCGTCGGCCGCGGGCTGAAGGCGGACGGCGTCTGGCAGTTCGGCCGGGTCGGCGAGGTGCTGGCCCGGCCGGACATCCGCGACGTCCTCTGGTTCACCGGCTGGCAGGCGCTCGCCTCGACCGCGCTGACCCTGCTGATCGCGCTGCCCGGCGCCTATGTCTTCGCCCGCCTCGACTTCCCCGGCAAACAACTGCTGCGGGCCGTCGTCACGGTGCCGTTCGTCCTGCCGACCGTCGTCGTCGGGACGGCCTTCCTGGCGCTGCTGGGGCGCGGCGGCTTCCTCGACGAACTCTGGGGCATACGGCTCGACACCACCGTCTGGGCTATCTTGCTCGCCCATGTCTTCTTCAACTACGCGGTGGTCGTACGGACCGTCGGCGGACTGTGGTCCCAGCTCGACCCCCGGCAGGAGGAGGCCGCCCGGGTCCTGGGCGCCGGGCGGTTCGCCGCCTGGCGACGGGTGACGCTGCCGGCCCTCGCCCCCGCCGTGGCCGCCGCCGCGCTGATGGTCTTCCTCTTCACCTTCACCTCCTTCGGGGTCGTGCAGATCCTCGGGGGTCCCGGCTATTCCACGCTCGAGGTGGAGATCTACCGGCAGACCGCCCAGCTGCTCGCCCTGCCGACGGCCGCCGTGCTGACGCTGGTGCAGTTCGCCGCGGTCGGCGCGATCCTCGCCGTGCACGCGTGGACCGTACGGCGCAGGGAGACCGCGCTGAAGCTGGTCGACCCGGAACGGACCGCCCGCAGACCGCGCGGAGCCGGGCAGTGGGCGTTGCTCGCCGGCGTGCTGCTGACCGTGCTGCTGCTGATCCTGCTGCCGCTCGGCGTGCTGGTGGAGCGTTCGCTGGACGCCCCCGGCGGCCACGGCCTCGACTTCTACCGGGCCCTGGGCTCCGCGGACGCCGGTGGCGGGACGTTCCTGGTCGCGCCGCTCGAAGCGATCTGGAACTCCGTGCAGTACGCGCTGGTCGCCACGGCCATCGCCCTGGTCGTCGGCGGGCTCGCGGCCGCCGCGCTGACCCGGCGCGCGGGGAGGCTCGTCCGCGGCTTCGACGCGTTGCTGATGCTGCCGCTCGGGGTGTCCGCGGTCACCGTCGGCTTCGGTTTCCTGATCACCCTGGACGAACCGCCGCTGGATCTGCGGACGTCCTGGATCCTGGTGCCGCTCGCCCAGGCACTGGTCGGCGTGCCCTTCGTCGTACGGACCATGCTGCCCGTCCTGCGGGCGGTGGACGGGCGGCTGCGGGAGGCGGCGGCGGTGCTCGGGGCCTCGCCGCTGCGGGCCTGGCGGGAGGTCGATCTGCCGCTGGTGCGGCGGGCGCTGCTGGTCGCGGCCGGTTTCGCGTTCGCCGTGTCGCTCGGCGAGTTCGGCGCGACGGTGTTCATCGCACGGCCGGACCGGCCGACGCTGCCGGTCGCCGTGGCCCGGATGCTGGGGCGGGCCGGGGAGCTCAACTACGGCCAGGCGATGGCTCTCAGCACCATCCTGATGGTGGTCTGCGCCCTCTCGCTGCTGCTGCTCGAACGTATCCGCACGGACCGGTCCGGGGAGTTCTAG
- the pyrH gene encoding UMP kinase, producing MNKGADAAQGDHKRDDGKAAGRFMLKLSGEAFAGGGGLGVDPDVVHAIAREIAAVVRDGAEIAVVIGGGNFFRGAELQQRGMDRARSDYMGMLGTVMNCLALQDFLEKEGIDSRVQTAITMGQVAEPYIPLRAVRHLEKGRVVIFGAGMGMPYFSTDTTAAQRALEIDAEALLMGKNGVDGVYDSDPKTNPDAVKFDALEYGEVLARDLKVADATAITLCRDNDLPILVFELTAMGNIARAVKGEKIGTLVSDRSTRV from the coding sequence ATGAACAAGGGCGCGGACGCCGCACAAGGTGACCACAAGCGCGACGACGGCAAGGCGGCCGGACGCTTCATGCTGAAGCTGTCCGGAGAGGCGTTCGCCGGTGGCGGGGGTCTCGGCGTCGACCCCGACGTCGTACACGCCATCGCCCGGGAAATCGCGGCCGTGGTCCGTGACGGTGCGGAAATCGCCGTCGTCATCGGTGGCGGCAACTTCTTCCGCGGCGCCGAGCTCCAGCAACGCGGCATGGACCGGGCCCGGTCCGACTACATGGGCATGCTCGGCACGGTCATGAACTGCCTGGCGCTCCAGGACTTCCTGGAGAAGGAGGGCATCGACTCGCGCGTCCAGACCGCCATCACCATGGGGCAGGTCGCGGAGCCGTACATCCCGCTGCGCGCCGTGCGCCACCTGGAGAAGGGCCGCGTCGTCATCTTCGGCGCCGGTATGGGGATGCCGTACTTCTCCACCGACACCACTGCCGCCCAGCGCGCCCTGGAGATCGACGCAGAGGCCCTTCTGATGGGCAAGAACGGGGTGGACGGGGTCTACGACTCCGACCCGAAGACCAACCCCGACGCGGTGAAGTTCGACGCGCTCGAGTACGGCGAGGTACTCGCCCGCGACCTCAAGGTCGCCGACGCCACCGCCATCACGCTCTGCCGTGACAACGACCTCCCGATCCTCGTCTTCGAACTGACCGCCATGGGCAATATCGCCCGCGCGGTCAAGGGTGAGAAGATCGGCACGCTCGTGAGTGACCGGAGCACCCGGGTCTGA
- a CDS encoding phosphatidate cytidylyltransferase — MNDSSRGAPPGAGGWGVPELQAVPAGPAYDVHGAQQTRPMPIAPDVPDAGRDADDRDDRDQGAGRPSGGPLFRDEKPQEPMSTAAPPPQKKRAGRDLRAAIGVGVGLGAVIVSSLFIVKDVFVGVVVVAVVVGLWELTSRLEERKGLKVPLVPLAVGGAAMVVAGYVRGAEGAWVATALTALAVLVWRMTAPPEGYLKDVTAGVFATFYVPFLATFVAMLLTADDGPQRVLTFLLLTVVSDTGAYAVGWRFGKHKLAPRISPGKTREGLFGAIAFAMVAGALCMQFLIDGGSWWQGLLLGLAVAVSATLGDLGESMIKRDLGIKDMGTLLPGHGGIMDRLDSLLPTAPVVWLLLVVFVGSG, encoded by the coding sequence ATGAACGACTCCTCCCGGGGCGCCCCGCCGGGAGCCGGCGGCTGGGGCGTGCCCGAGTTGCAGGCCGTCCCGGCGGGTCCTGCATACGATGTGCACGGCGCCCAGCAGACTCGGCCCATGCCCATCGCGCCGGACGTTCCCGACGCTGGTAGAGACGCTGACGACCGTGATGACCGGGACCAGGGGGCCGGACGCCCGAGCGGCGGCCCCCTGTTCCGTGACGAGAAGCCGCAGGAGCCCATGTCCACCGCCGCGCCGCCCCCGCAGAAGAAACGTGCGGGTCGTGACCTGCGAGCCGCCATAGGGGTCGGTGTGGGGCTCGGCGCCGTCATCGTCTCTTCGCTGTTCATCGTGAAGGACGTCTTCGTCGGCGTGGTCGTCGTCGCCGTCGTCGTCGGCCTGTGGGAGCTCACCTCCCGGCTGGAGGAGCGCAAGGGCCTCAAGGTGCCGCTCGTCCCGCTGGCCGTCGGTGGCGCGGCGATGGTGGTGGCCGGTTACGTACGGGGCGCCGAGGGCGCCTGGGTGGCGACGGCGCTGACCGCGCTCGCCGTCCTCGTCTGGCGGATGACCGCACCGCCGGAGGGCTACCTCAAGGACGTCACGGCCGGGGTGTTCGCCACGTTCTACGTGCCGTTCCTCGCCACCTTCGTCGCCATGCTCCTGACCGCCGACGACGGGCCGCAGCGGGTGCTCACCTTCCTGCTGCTGACCGTGGTCAGCGACACGGGCGCGTACGCCGTCGGCTGGCGCTTCGGGAAGCACAAGCTCGCACCGCGCATCAGCCCCGGGAAGACCCGCGAGGGACTGTTCGGGGCCATCGCCTTCGCGATGGTCGCCGGTGCGCTGTGCATGCAGTTCCTGATCGACGGCGGTTCCTGGTGGCAGGGGCTGCTGCTCGGACTCGCGGTCGCGGTCAGCGCCACCCTCGGCGACCTCGGGGAGTCGATGATCAAGCGGGACCTCGGCATCAAGGACATGGGCACGCTGCTGCCGGGGCACGGCGGGATCATGGACCGGCTGGACTCGCTGCTGCCGACCGCCCCCGTGGTCTGGCTGCTGCTGGTGGTGTTCGTCGGCTCCGGCTGA
- the rlmN gene encoding 23S rRNA (adenine(2503)-C(2))-methyltransferase RlmN has product MPKPGELTFVAPRGAKKPPRHLADLTPAERREAVAAIGEKPFRAQQLSQHYFARYAHDPAEWTNIPAGSRDKLAEAMFPDLMSVVRHISCDDDTTRKTLWKLHDGTLVESVLMRYPERVTMCISSQAGCGMNCPFCATGQAGLDRNLSTAEIVHQIVDGMRALRDGEVPGGPARLSNIVFMGMGEPLANYNRVVGAIRRLTDPEPDGLGLSQRGITVSTVGLVPAMLRFADEGFKCRLAVSLHAPDDELRDTLVPVNTRWKVREVLDAAWEYAEKSGRRISIEYALIRDINDQAWRGDLLGRLLKGKRVHVNLIPLNPTPGSKWTASRPEDEKAFVEAIAAHGVPVTVRDTRGQEIDGACGQLAAAER; this is encoded by the coding sequence ATGCCTAAGCCCGGAGAACTCACTTTCGTCGCGCCCCGCGGAGCCAAGAAGCCGCCGCGACACCTCGCCGACCTCACGCCCGCCGAGCGCAGGGAGGCCGTCGCCGCGATCGGCGAGAAGCCGTTCCGCGCCCAGCAGCTCTCGCAGCACTACTTCGCGCGGTACGCGCACGACCCGGCCGAGTGGACCAACATCCCGGCCGGATCGCGGGACAAGCTCGCCGAGGCGATGTTCCCCGACCTGATGTCCGTGGTCCGCCACATCAGCTGCGACGACGACACCACCCGCAAGACGCTGTGGAAGCTCCACGACGGGACGCTCGTCGAGTCCGTCCTGATGCGCTACCCGGAGCGGGTGACGATGTGCATCTCGTCCCAGGCGGGATGCGGGATGAACTGCCCGTTCTGCGCGACGGGACAGGCCGGGCTCGACCGCAACCTGTCCACCGCCGAGATCGTCCACCAGATCGTGGACGGCATGCGGGCGCTGCGCGACGGCGAGGTCCCCGGCGGGCCGGCCCGGCTCTCCAACATCGTCTTCATGGGCATGGGCGAGCCGCTCGCCAACTACAACCGGGTGGTCGGCGCGATCCGCCGGCTCACCGACCCGGAGCCGGACGGGCTGGGGCTCTCGCAGCGCGGGATCACCGTCTCCACCGTGGGCCTGGTGCCCGCCATGCTCCGCTTCGCCGACGAGGGCTTCAAGTGCCGCCTCGCCGTCTCGCTGCACGCACCGGACGACGAGCTGCGCGACACCCTCGTCCCGGTGAACACGCGCTGGAAGGTGCGCGAGGTGCTGGACGCGGCGTGGGAGTACGCGGAGAAGTCCGGCCGCCGCATCTCCATCGAGTACGCCCTGATCCGCGACATCAACGACCAGGCGTGGCGCGGCGACCTGCTCGGCAGGCTCCTCAAGGGCAAGCGGGTGCACGTCAACCTGATCCCGCTGAATCCCACGCCCGGTTCCAAGTGGACCGCTTCCCGCCCCGAGGACGAGAAGGCGTTCGTCGAGGCGATCGCCGCCCACGGCGTTCCGGTGACCGTGCGGGACACCCGCGGCCAGGAGATCGACGGGGCCTGCGGACAGCTGGCGGCGGCTGAGCGCTGA
- the rpsB gene encoding 30S ribosomal protein S2 has protein sequence MAVVTMRELLESGVHFGHQTRRWNPKMKRFIFTERNGIYIIDLLQSLSYIDRAYEFVKETVAHGGSIMFVGTKKQAQEAIAEQATRVGMPYVNQRWLGGMLTNFSTVYKRLQRLKELELIDFEDVAASGLTKKELLVLSREKAKLEKTLGGIREMQKVPSAVWIVDTKKEHIAVGEARKLHIPVVAILDTNCDPDEVDYKIPGNDDAIRSVTLLTRVIADAVAEGLIARSGAATGDSKPGEKAAGEPLAEWERDLLEGDKKADAEAQPSAETEKAADAEKPAEAAAEAPAADAEQA, from the coding sequence ATGGCCGTCGTCACGATGCGGGAGCTGCTGGAAAGCGGCGTCCACTTCGGTCACCAGACCCGTCGCTGGAACCCGAAGATGAAGCGCTTCATCTTCACCGAGCGCAACGGCATCTACATCATCGACCTGCTCCAGTCGCTGTCGTACATCGACCGCGCCTACGAGTTCGTCAAGGAGACCGTCGCCCACGGCGGCTCCATCATGTTCGTGGGTACGAAGAAGCAGGCCCAGGAGGCCATCGCCGAGCAGGCGACGCGCGTCGGCATGCCGTACGTCAACCAGCGTTGGCTCGGTGGCATGCTCACCAACTTCTCCACCGTCTACAAGCGCCTTCAGCGTCTGAAGGAGCTCGAGCTCATCGACTTCGAGGACGTGGCCGCCTCCGGCCTCACCAAGAAGGAGCTCCTGGTCCTCTCCCGCGAGAAGGCCAAGCTGGAGAAGACCCTCGGTGGTATCCGCGAGATGCAGAAGGTGCCCAGCGCCGTCTGGATCGTCGACACCAAGAAGGAGCACATCGCCGTCGGTGAGGCGCGCAAGCTCCACATCCCGGTCGTCGCGATCCTCGACACCAACTGCGACCCCGACGAGGTCGACTACAAGATTCCGGGCAACGACGACGCGATCCGCTCCGTCACCCTGCTCACCCGCGTGATCGCCGACGCCGTCGCCGAGGGTCTCATCGCCCGTTCCGGTGCCGCCACCGGTGACTCGAAGCCGGGCGAGAAGGCCGCCGGCGAGCCGCTCGCCGAGTGGGAGCGCGACCTGCTCGAGGGCGACAAGAAGGCCGACGCCGAGGCGCAGCCCTCCGCCGAGACCGAGAAGGCCGCCGACGCCGAGAAGCCGGCCGAGGCCGCTGCCGAGGCCCCGGCCGCGGACGCCGAGCAGGCCTGA